Proteins from a single region of Pseudomonas phenolilytica:
- a CDS encoding flagellar hook capping FlgD N-terminal domain-containing protein, translated as MSSVNSALDSSLAGNSIEQVKRAVNVSDATTMENNFISLMVAQIKYQDPTKPVDSTEFLNQFSAMSQVKSMENMASLAQNNLVLMDNLQTLTASGLVGQQVSVAVETLKLDGTVVSGQFSLEHASNRTSLVLTDSNGVQTAVELGAHSAGAVPFQIDPASLGLPAGRYSVAIESDSGEFPQAEVAGRVDNVRVSAEGPVLQVQGVGSVPFYNILEFGQGAASA; from the coding sequence ATGAGTAGCGTCAACTCCGCGCTGGACAGCAGCCTGGCCGGCAACTCCATCGAGCAGGTCAAGCGCGCCGTCAACGTCAGCGACGCCACCACCATGGAGAACAACTTCATCAGCCTGATGGTCGCGCAGATCAAGTATCAGGACCCGACCAAGCCGGTCGACAGCACCGAGTTCCTCAACCAGTTCTCGGCGATGTCGCAGGTCAAGAGCATGGAGAACATGGCCAGCCTGGCGCAGAACAACCTGGTGCTGATGGACAACCTGCAGACCCTCACCGCCTCCGGGCTGGTCGGCCAGCAGGTCAGCGTCGCGGTCGAAACGCTGAAGCTGGATGGCACGGTCGTCAGCGGCCAGTTCAGCCTGGAGCACGCCTCCAATCGCACCTCGCTGGTGCTGACCGATTCCAACGGCGTGCAGACCGCCGTCGAGCTGGGCGCCCACTCGGCCGGCGCGGTGCCATTCCAGATCGATCCGGCCAGCCTCGGCCTGCCCGCGGGGCGCTACAGCGTGGCGATCGAGTCGGACAGCGGCGAGTTCCCGCAGGCAGAGGTCGCCGGACGGGTCGACAACGTGCGAGTCAGTGCCGAAGGGCCGGTGCTGCAGGTCCAGGGCGTCGGTTCGGTGCCGTTCTACAACATCCTCGAGTTCGGTCAGGGCGCCGCCAGCGCCTGA
- the flgE gene encoding flagellar hook protein FlgE, with protein sequence MSFNIALTGLSAVNEQLNTIGNNIANSGTVGFKSSRTDFGSLYAETQAMGVEVIGSTQSISQGGALTTTNRTLDLAISGGGFFVTRASNGDVGYTRAGIFGTDKDSYITNSLGQRLQGYPADATGNLQTGTVSDLQLRSGGLPARATDALSFVANLDANGEVPAVAFDPLVADSYNSTYTTKLFDSQGKEHTLTQYFVKTADNNWDAHYYIDGASLGAAQPLAFDSAGVLAAPIGTVTLNAALTGGVAPLAIDLDYTGSSQYGSEFSVTSNRATGYAAGEQTGMAVEKDGRVYASYSNGERLLQGQVVLASFVNAEGLKNISGTAWTETAASGAAMLGAPGVGQYGTLASGALESSNVDLTQQLVGLMEGQRNYQANTQVISTNKELTQVLFNAL encoded by the coding sequence ATGAGTTTCAACATCGCCCTGACCGGCCTCTCCGCCGTCAACGAACAGCTCAACACCATCGGCAACAACATCGCCAACTCCGGCACCGTCGGCTTCAAGTCCTCGCGCACCGACTTCGGCAGCCTCTACGCCGAAACCCAGGCGATGGGCGTGGAAGTGATCGGCAGCACCCAGAGCATCAGCCAGGGCGGCGCGCTGACCACCACCAACCGCACCCTCGACCTGGCCATCTCCGGCGGCGGCTTCTTCGTCACCCGCGCCAGCAACGGCGATGTCGGCTACACCCGCGCCGGCATCTTCGGCACCGACAAGGACAGCTACATCACCAACAGCCTCGGCCAGCGCCTGCAGGGCTATCCGGCGGACGCCACCGGCAACCTGCAGACCGGGACCGTCAGCGACCTGCAGCTGCGCTCCGGCGGCCTGCCGGCGCGCGCCACCGACGCGCTGAGCTTCGTCGCCAACCTCGACGCCAACGGCGAGGTGCCGGCGGTGGCCTTCGACCCGCTGGTGGCCGACAGCTACAACTCCACCTACACCACCAAGCTGTTCGACTCGCAGGGCAAGGAACACACCCTGACCCAGTACTTCGTCAAGACCGCCGACAACAACTGGGATGCCCACTACTACATCGACGGCGCTTCGCTGGGCGCCGCGCAGCCGCTGGCCTTCGACAGCGCCGGCGTGCTCGCCGCGCCGATCGGCACGGTCACCCTCAACGCCGCGCTGACCGGCGGTGTCGCCCCGCTGGCGATCGACCTCGACTACACCGGCAGCAGCCAGTACGGCTCGGAGTTCAGCGTCACCAGCAACCGCGCCACCGGCTATGCGGCGGGCGAGCAGACCGGCATGGCGGTGGAGAAGGACGGTCGCGTCTACGCCAGCTACTCCAACGGCGAGCGCCTGCTGCAGGGCCAGGTGGTACTGGCCAGCTTCGTCAACGCCGAGGGGCTGAAGAACATCAGCGGCACCGCCTGGACCGAAACCGCCGCCTCCGGCGCGGCGATGCTCGGCGCCCCGGGCGTCGGCCAGTACGGCACGCTGGCCTCCGGCGCGCTGGAAAGCTCCAACGTCGACCTGACCCAGCAGCTGGTGGGCCTGATGGAAGGCCAGCGTAACTACCAGGCCAACACCCAGGTCATTTCCACCAACAAGGAACTGACCCAGGTTCTGTTCAACGCACTCTGA
- a CDS encoding flagellar basal body rod protein FlgF — MDRLGYTAMTAASRTMLSLQVRSNNLANVNTPGFRADLERAQAVAVEGYGYDSRHMAVVENNGVSLAAGPLMATGRELDFAVKGSGLIVLQDGEGEAYTRQGSLQIDAEGRLTLNGRAVLGEGGPIVLPEHDRLEIGNDGTVSIMAPGDWVMAEVDRIRLVDVPPADLTKNAAGLLVTRDGQPAAPSADVRLASGFLEASNVSAIDELASTMSLNRLFETQVKMMKAAEDLSDAGNRMIRGS; from the coding sequence ATGGACCGTCTGGGATACACCGCGATGACCGCCGCCAGCCGCACGATGCTGTCGCTGCAGGTGCGCTCGAACAACCTGGCCAACGTCAACACGCCCGGCTTTCGCGCCGATCTGGAGCGTGCCCAGGCGGTGGCCGTCGAAGGCTATGGCTACGACAGCCGACACATGGCCGTGGTCGAGAACAACGGCGTCAGCCTCGCCGCCGGGCCGCTGATGGCCACCGGCCGCGAGCTGGATTTCGCCGTCAAGGGCAGCGGCCTGATCGTGCTGCAGGATGGCGAGGGCGAGGCGTACACGCGCCAGGGCAGCCTGCAGATCGACGCCGAAGGACGCCTGACCCTCAACGGTCGCGCCGTGCTCGGCGAGGGCGGGCCGATCGTGCTGCCCGAGCACGACCGACTGGAAATCGGCAACGACGGCACCGTGTCGATCATGGCACCGGGCGACTGGGTGATGGCCGAGGTCGACCGCATCCGTTTGGTCGACGTGCCGCCGGCCGATCTGACCAAGAACGCCGCCGGCCTGCTGGTGACCCGCGACGGCCAGCCCGCCGCGCCCAGCGCTGACGTGCGCCTGGCCAGCGGCTTTCTCGAGGCGAGCAACGTCTCGGCGATCGACGAGCTGGCCTCGACCATGAGCCTGAACCGCCTGTTCGAAACCCAGGTGAAGATGATGAAAGCCGCCGAGGACCTCTCCGACGCCGGCAACCGAATGATCCGCGGCAGCTGA
- the flgG gene encoding flagellar basal-body rod protein FlgG, producing MNSALWVSKTGLAAQDMAMTTVANNLANVNTNGFKSDRAVFEDLFYVIEKQPGAQADEINTVPSGIQLGSGVRVAGTQKVFTEGSIQTTGQPMDLAIVGRGFFQVEAPNGDIFYTENGQFQLNAEGMMVNAQGLPLNPAIEVPEGSTGFTVGSDGIVTAVLAGDTLPSELGQITLVNFTNPGGLEALGGNLYRETVASGEPVEGVPGEEGLGQLKQGVLEGSNVQVVEAMVAMIAIQRAYEANAKVLDAASGMQQFLNQTV from the coding sequence ATGAATTCCGCCCTTTGGGTCAGCAAGACCGGCCTGGCCGCCCAGGACATGGCCATGACGACCGTCGCCAACAACCTGGCCAACGTCAACACCAACGGCTTCAAGAGCGACCGCGCGGTCTTCGAGGACCTGTTCTACGTCATCGAGAAGCAGCCGGGTGCCCAGGCCGACGAGATCAACACCGTGCCGTCCGGCATCCAGCTGGGCAGCGGCGTGCGCGTCGCCGGTACGCAGAAGGTGTTCACCGAGGGCAGCATCCAGACCACTGGCCAGCCGATGGATCTGGCCATCGTCGGCCGCGGCTTCTTCCAGGTCGAGGCGCCCAACGGCGATATCTTCTACACCGAGAACGGCCAGTTCCAGCTCAACGCCGAAGGCATGATGGTCAACGCCCAGGGCCTGCCGCTGAATCCCGCCATCGAAGTGCCCGAAGGCAGCACCGGCTTCACCGTCGGCAGCGACGGCATCGTCACCGCCGTGCTGGCCGGCGATACCCTGCCGTCCGAGCTGGGGCAGATCACCCTGGTCAACTTCACCAACCCCGGCGGACTGGAAGCGCTGGGCGGCAACCTGTACCGCGAAACCGTCGCCAGCGGCGAGCCGGTGGAAGGCGTGCCGGGCGAGGAAGGCCTCGGCCAGCTCAAGCAGGGCGTGCTGGAGGGCTCCAACGTGCAGGTGGTCGAGGCGATGGTGGCGATGATCGCCATCCAGCGCGCCTACGAGGCCAACGCCAAGGTGCTCGACGCCGCCTCCGGCATGCAGCAGTTCCTCAACCAGACCGTCTGA
- the flgH gene encoding flagellar basal body L-ring protein FlgH, with protein sequence MMRTPILLALLLLLSGCASFNELLPDEDSSEYEPLELDYSLPPTTSGGLFRSGYGGSLISDRRAVRVGDILTVVLDESTQSSKSAGTSFGKESSIGIGIPTVLGKRYPDVETSASGEREFDGSAKSSQQNTLRGSIAVTVHRVLPNGTLLVKGEKNLKLNQGDEYIRLTGLVRMDDINRFNQVSSQNVANARISYAGRGVLNDSNSAGWLTRFFSSPLFPL encoded by the coding sequence ATGATGCGTACGCCGATCCTGCTCGCCCTGCTGTTGTTGCTCAGCGGCTGCGCCAGCTTCAACGAGTTGCTGCCGGACGAGGATTCCAGCGAGTACGAGCCGCTGGAGCTGGACTACAGCCTGCCGCCGACCACCAGCGGCGGACTGTTCCGCTCGGGCTACGGTGGCTCGCTGATCAGCGACCGGCGCGCGGTCCGGGTCGGCGACATCCTCACCGTGGTGCTGGACGAGTCGACGCAGTCGAGCAAGAGCGCCGGCACCAGCTTCGGCAAGGAGTCGAGCATCGGCATTGGCATCCCCACCGTGCTCGGCAAGCGCTACCCGGACGTCGAGACCTCGGCCAGCGGCGAGCGCGAGTTCGACGGCTCGGCCAAGAGCTCGCAGCAGAACACCCTGCGCGGCTCGATCGCCGTCACCGTGCACCGCGTGCTGCCCAACGGCACCCTGCTGGTCAAAGGCGAGAAGAACCTCAAGCTCAACCAGGGCGACGAATACATTCGCCTGACCGGGCTGGTGCGCATGGACGACATCAACCGCTTCAACCAGGTGTCTTCGCAGAACGTCGCCAACGCGCGGATTTCCTACGCCGGGCGCGGCGTGCTCAACGACAGCAACTCGGCCGGCTGGCTGACGCGCTTCTTCTCCAGCCCGCTGTTCCCCCTCTAA
- a CDS encoding flagellar basal body P-ring protein FlgI, with protein MRVKLFLAVAWLCWQLPAQAVPLMDLVDIEGIRDNQLIGYGLVVGLDGTGDKNQVKFTSQSVANMIKQFGVNLPPNVDPKLKNVAAVTVTAMVPPSYGPGQSIDVTVSSLGDAKSLRGGQLLMTPLQGLDGEVYAVAQGALVVGGVNAEGASGSKVAINTSNSGRIPNGATVERMIPTDFTERAQVMLNVRQPSFQTVTRVVDAVDALFGKGTATALNATKVALRAPVSSNQRMSFMAMLERLEVEEGRVRPKVVFNSRTGTVVVGEGVRVKAAAVAHGTLTVTISERPQVSQPGPFSQGETAVVPQSDVAVEQDRNAMFKWPEGASLESIISTINSLGATPDDVMSILQSLERAGALNAELIVI; from the coding sequence ATGCGTGTGAAGCTGTTTCTCGCCGTCGCATGGCTCTGCTGGCAGCTGCCGGCGCAGGCGGTGCCGCTGATGGATCTGGTGGATATCGAAGGCATCCGCGACAACCAGTTGATCGGCTACGGCCTGGTGGTCGGCCTGGATGGCACCGGCGACAAGAATCAGGTCAAGTTCACCAGCCAGTCGGTGGCCAACATGATCAAGCAGTTCGGCGTGAACCTGCCGCCGAACGTCGACCCGAAGCTGAAGAACGTCGCCGCGGTGACCGTCACCGCCATGGTGCCGCCGTCCTACGGGCCGGGGCAGAGCATCGACGTCACCGTGTCCTCGCTGGGCGACGCCAAGAGCCTGCGCGGCGGCCAGCTGCTGATGACGCCGCTGCAGGGCCTCGACGGCGAGGTCTATGCCGTGGCGCAGGGCGCGCTGGTGGTCGGCGGGGTGAATGCCGAAGGTGCCAGCGGCTCGAAGGTGGCGATCAACACCTCCAACAGCGGGCGGATCCCCAACGGCGCGACGGTGGAACGGATGATTCCCACCGATTTCACCGAGCGCGCGCAGGTGATGCTCAACGTCCGCCAGCCGAGCTTCCAGACCGTCACGCGGGTGGTCGATGCGGTCGACGCGCTGTTCGGCAAGGGCACGGCCACCGCGCTGAATGCCACCAAGGTCGCGCTGCGCGCGCCGGTGTCGAGCAACCAGCGCATGAGCTTCATGGCCATGCTCGAGCGCCTCGAGGTCGAGGAAGGCCGCGTGCGGCCGAAGGTGGTGTTCAACAGCCGCACCGGCACCGTGGTGGTCGGCGAGGGCGTGCGCGTGAAGGCCGCCGCAGTGGCCCACGGCACGCTGACGGTGACCATCAGCGAGCGTCCGCAGGTCAGCCAGCCGGGGCCGTTCTCCCAGGGCGAGACCGCCGTGGTGCCGCAGTCGGACGTCGCCGTCGAGCAGGACCGCAACGCCATGTTCAAGTGGCCCGAAGGCGCCAGCCTGGAAAGCATCATCAGCACCATCAACAGTCTCGGCGCCACGCCGGATGACGTGATGAGCATCCTGCAGTCGCTGGAACGCGCCGGCGCACTGAACGCCGAACTGATCGTGATCTGA
- a CDS encoding transglycosylase SLT domain-containing protein, producing MSIVSLPQHLNSLRQRADGPAAARRQQLEVVSEQFEAMFLQQILKQMRKAGDVLAAGNPMRSRELDTMRDFYDEVLAENLATKRQTGIADMLVQQLAGGGEGRTAAPVASTLGGLSAGQTNGLHALRGTWQRGVQAIDRAWADGKASFQALVASVIKHESSGNVAAVSPKGARGLMQLMPGTAQDMAAELGLPYSEARLTSDAAYNQRLGSAYLSKLLERYDGHQALALAAYNAGPGKVDEWLQQHGDPRAGEIDTASWVQKIPYAETRDYTRNILQDLQAATARQAEPPAQRAALNSAAAPVALNNQQRSGGHLSVAFAQPIRIESKEVVS from the coding sequence ATGAGCATCGTTTCCCTTCCGCAACACCTTAACAGCCTGCGCCAGCGTGCCGACGGCCCGGCCGCGGCGCGGCGCCAGCAGCTGGAAGTCGTCTCCGAACAGTTCGAGGCGATGTTCCTGCAGCAGATCCTCAAGCAGATGCGCAAGGCCGGCGACGTGCTGGCCGCCGGCAACCCGATGCGCAGCCGCGAGCTGGACACCATGCGCGACTTCTACGACGAGGTGCTCGCCGAGAACCTGGCGACCAAGCGCCAGACCGGCATCGCCGACATGCTGGTGCAGCAGCTCGCCGGCGGCGGCGAGGGCCGCACGGCGGCGCCGGTCGCCAGCACCCTCGGCGGACTTTCCGCGGGCCAGACGAACGGGCTGCACGCGCTGCGTGGCACCTGGCAGCGCGGCGTGCAGGCCATCGACCGTGCCTGGGCCGATGGCAAGGCGAGCTTCCAGGCGCTGGTCGCCAGCGTGATCAAGCACGAGTCCAGCGGCAACGTCGCCGCCGTCTCGCCCAAGGGCGCGCGCGGTCTGATGCAGCTGATGCCGGGCACCGCGCAGGACATGGCCGCCGAGCTCGGCCTTCCCTACAGCGAGGCACGCCTGACCAGCGACGCCGCCTACAACCAGCGGTTGGGCAGCGCCTACCTGAGCAAGCTGCTCGAACGCTACGACGGCCATCAGGCATTGGCGCTGGCGGCCTACAACGCCGGCCCGGGCAAGGTCGACGAGTGGCTGCAGCAGCATGGCGATCCGCGCGCCGGCGAGATCGACACGGCCAGCTGGGTGCAGAAGATTCCCTACGCGGAAACCCGCGACTACACCCGCAACATCCTTCAGGACCTGCAGGCGGCGACCGCGCGCCAGGCCGAGCCGCCGGCGCAGCGCGCGGCGCTTAATTCCGCCGCCGCGCCGGTCGCCCTGAATAACCAGCAGCGAAGCGGCGGGCATCTGTCCGTGGCCTTCGCCCAACCGATCCGGATCGAGTCGAAGGAAGTCGTGTCGTGA
- the flgK gene encoding flagellar hook-associated protein FlgK codes for MSILSQIGYSGVRASQIALSATGQNIANVNTPGFSRLAPELHSLGGQTASSIGGGVQVSSIRRLSNDFQNQQLWRASTEKNYYGTSQQYLTALEGLLDSEGSSVSVGLDNFYAALSEASSTPESIALRQQILSEAKQLAQRFNGLNANIDTQLGALEGQRVAMVSEINGLSSNIAELNAQILEMESSGRDTATLRDYRENLIKDLSQYAGIRVQEAADGSLGVSLVNGQPLVAGTTAGQLQVSENLAGEQELTLVFAKTSFPLIQDGLGGSLGALYDMEYGALRPAQDDLHAMAGALAQAVNDTLAGGFDLNGNPGQPLFVYNPASTSGMLAIGTLSTQELALSSVAGEVGNNQTLLALLGTKTTSVTVGGDAVPLNDAYAGLVGRIASASRQNQADHAAATTVAEQAQAQRDSVSAVNLDEEAVNLMAYEQAYQANMKVISTSNELFNAVLAMF; via the coding sequence GTGAGCATTCTCAGCCAGATTGGCTACAGCGGGGTTCGGGCTTCGCAGATCGCCCTCAGCGCGACCGGGCAGAACATCGCCAACGTCAACACCCCCGGCTTCAGCCGCCTGGCGCCGGAGCTGCATTCGCTCGGCGGGCAGACCGCCTCGAGCATCGGCGGCGGCGTGCAGGTCAGCAGCATTCGCCGGCTGTCCAACGACTTCCAGAACCAGCAGCTGTGGCGCGCCAGCACCGAGAAGAACTACTACGGCACCAGCCAGCAGTACCTCACCGCGCTGGAAGGCCTGCTCGACAGCGAAGGCTCCAGCGTCAGCGTCGGCCTCGATAACTTCTATGCCGCACTCAGCGAGGCCAGCTCGACGCCCGAGTCGATCGCCCTGCGCCAGCAGATCCTCAGCGAGGCCAAGCAGCTGGCGCAGCGCTTCAACGGGCTGAACGCCAACATCGACACGCAGCTCGGCGCCCTCGAAGGCCAGCGCGTGGCGATGGTCAGCGAGATCAACGGCCTGTCGAGCAACATCGCCGAGCTCAATGCGCAGATTCTCGAGATGGAATCTTCCGGACGCGATACCGCGACCCTGCGCGACTACCGCGAGAACCTGATCAAGGACCTCAGCCAGTACGCCGGCATCCGCGTGCAGGAAGCCGCCGACGGTAGCCTCGGCGTGTCGCTGGTCAACGGTCAGCCGCTGGTCGCCGGCACCACCGCCGGCCAGCTGCAAGTCAGCGAGAACCTCGCCGGCGAGCAGGAACTGACGCTGGTCTTCGCCAAGACCTCCTTTCCGCTGATCCAGGACGGCCTCGGCGGTTCGCTCGGCGCGCTCTACGACATGGAGTACGGCGCCCTGCGCCCGGCCCAGGACGACCTGCACGCCATGGCCGGCGCGCTGGCGCAGGCGGTCAACGACACCCTGGCCGGCGGCTTCGACCTCAACGGCAACCCCGGCCAGCCGCTGTTCGTCTACAACCCGGCGAGCACCAGCGGCATGCTCGCGATCGGCACGCTGTCGACGCAGGAGCTGGCGCTGTCCTCGGTGGCCGGCGAGGTCGGCAACAACCAGACGCTGCTGGCACTGCTTGGCACCAAGACGACCAGCGTCACCGTCGGCGGCGATGCGGTGCCGCTGAACGATGCCTATGCCGGACTGGTCGGGCGCATCGCCAGCGCCAGCCGGCAGAACCAGGCCGATCACGCCGCGGCCACTACCGTCGCCGAACAGGCGCAGGCCCAGCGCGACAGCGTCAGCGCGGTCAACCTCGACGAGGAAGCGGTCAACCTGATGGCCTACGAGCAGGCTTACCAGGCCAACATGAAGGTGATCAGCACCTCCAACGAGCTGTTCAACGCCGTGCTGGCGATGTTCTGA
- the flgL gene encoding flagellar hook-associated protein FlgL, which yields MRISNAQITATMHGSLNNSSAKLGKLMQQMSSGERMLRPSDDPISAVRVLRIEREEATLAQYRTNIANVSGNLSKQETNLKAASDTMLSARDLLLWAANGSNTSEDLAAIAGELQSLENTIASFANVRDEEGRYLFSGTLSDRPAISFDAATETYSLTGNDQHRQAAVANGVLVEENVTAAQVFGAGVDMLNQLHALVKQLQDPTLDASDPAVGAQITASMNSLDATHSELLGAVTELGGRQNTLTLLTGSNQDVSLVNQKIEGELSRLDYAGASIDLNNYQLALQATQKTYLKINGLSLFGML from the coding sequence ATGCGCATCTCCAACGCCCAGATCACCGCCACCATGCACGGCTCGCTGAACAACAGCTCGGCCAAACTCGGCAAGCTGATGCAGCAGATGTCCAGCGGCGAGCGCATGCTGCGTCCGTCCGACGACCCGATCTCGGCGGTGCGGGTGCTGCGCATCGAGCGCGAAGAAGCGACCCTGGCGCAGTACCGCACCAACATCGCCAACGTCTCGGGCAATCTGTCCAAGCAGGAAACCAACCTCAAGGCCGCCTCCGACACCATGCTCAGCGCGCGCGACCTGCTGCTCTGGGCCGCCAACGGCAGCAACACCAGCGAGGACCTGGCAGCCATCGCCGGCGAACTGCAGAGCCTGGAGAACACCATCGCCAGCTTCGCCAACGTGCGCGACGAGGAAGGCCGCTACCTGTTCTCCGGCACCCTCAGCGATCGCCCGGCGATCAGCTTCGACGCCGCCACCGAGACCTACAGCCTCACCGGCAACGACCAGCACCGCCAGGCCGCGGTCGCCAACGGCGTGCTGGTCGAGGAGAACGTCACCGCCGCGCAGGTGTTCGGCGCTGGCGTGGACATGCTCAACCAGTTGCACGCGCTGGTTAAGCAGCTGCAGGACCCGACGCTGGATGCCAGCGACCCGGCGGTCGGCGCGCAAATCACCGCCAGCATGAACAGCCTCGACGCGACCCACAGCGAACTGCTCGGCGCCGTCACCGAACTCGGTGGCCGGCAGAACACCCTGACCCTGCTGACCGGCAGCAATCAGGACGTGTCGCTGGTCAACCAGAAGATCGAGGGTGAGCTGTCCCGGCTCGACTACGCCGGTGCCAGCATCGACCTGAACAACTACCAGCTGGCGCTGCAGGCGACCCAGAAGACCTACCTGAAGATCAATGGCCTGTCCCTGTTCGGGATGCTCTGA
- the tssI gene encoding type VI secretion system tip protein TssI/VgrG: MFNAANETHFSLTLEGVEHDLQVLAFSGREAISQPYRFDLELVSELPDLDLQALLHKPAFLAFDPAGMGIHGLVHRIAQGESGKRQTRYRLTLVPQLAYLAHRTNQRIFQHLTVPQIVAQVLEEHGIQADAYRFQRGPVIYPEREYCVQYDETDLHFIQRLCEEEGIHYHFQHSANGHVLVFGDDQTSFARLGQPTAYLQDNGMTADEPVIKRFAVRVATRTSRVSRRDYDFEQPRVLMEAAYRGEQAVNAIPQPDLEDYDYPGRFTERARGKHLSQRALERHRHDYRLAEGDSDQTGLVSGHLLEISDHPRREWNDLWLLTEVLHEGKQPQVLEESITSHVDNGDGFVQGYRNHFSVTPWDIPFRPPLKHPKPKLLGSQTAVVTGPAGEEIHCDEYGRVKVQFHWDRHGQADDKTSCWLRVSSSWAGDRYGGIAIPRVGMEVLVTFLEGDPDQPLVTGCLYHKEHQVPYDLPANKTRTVFKTLSSPGGGGYNELRIDDRKGAEQIYLHAQRNWDENIENDQKIRVGHERHDTVEANSYSEFRAEEHLTVAGDRKVEVKPDDHLTVGQTQHIKLGTAQLTKAGREIHLKAGQKMVIEAGVELTLKAGGSFIKLDPGGITISGPLARINAGGAPGKGSGIKIKPPVLPGMADTDKAGSLLEQAMPGEADSLLRKRKRSLNFSG; this comes from the coding sequence ATGTTCAACGCGGCTAACGAAACCCACTTCAGCCTGACGCTCGAAGGCGTGGAGCACGATCTGCAGGTCCTCGCCTTCAGTGGTCGGGAAGCCATCAGCCAACCGTATCGCTTCGACCTCGAGCTGGTCAGCGAGCTGCCTGATCTGGATCTGCAGGCGCTGCTGCATAAACCTGCCTTTCTCGCGTTCGACCCCGCCGGCATGGGTATCCACGGCTTGGTCCACCGCATCGCCCAGGGCGAATCGGGCAAGCGCCAGACCCGCTATCGGCTGACGCTCGTACCGCAGCTGGCTTACTTAGCGCACCGCACCAACCAGCGCATCTTCCAGCACCTGACGGTGCCGCAGATCGTTGCCCAGGTGCTCGAGGAACACGGTATCCAGGCCGATGCCTACCGCTTCCAGCGCGGCCCGGTGATCTACCCAGAGCGCGAATACTGCGTTCAGTACGACGAGACCGACCTGCACTTCATCCAGCGCCTGTGCGAGGAAGAGGGCATCCATTACCACTTCCAGCACAGCGCGAACGGCCATGTGCTGGTTTTCGGCGATGACCAGACCAGCTTCGCCAGACTCGGCCAGCCGACCGCCTACCTGCAGGACAATGGCATGACCGCCGACGAGCCGGTGATCAAGCGCTTCGCCGTGCGTGTCGCCACACGCACCAGCCGGGTCAGCCGTCGAGACTATGATTTCGAGCAGCCCAGAGTATTGATGGAGGCGGCCTATCGCGGCGAGCAAGCGGTGAACGCCATACCGCAGCCCGATCTCGAGGACTACGACTACCCCGGCCGCTTCACCGAGCGCGCCCGCGGCAAGCACCTGTCGCAACGCGCACTGGAACGGCATCGCCACGACTATCGCCTGGCCGAAGGCGACAGCGATCAAACAGGACTGGTCAGCGGCCATCTGCTGGAGATCTCCGACCACCCGCGCCGGGAATGGAACGACCTCTGGTTGCTCACCGAGGTGCTGCACGAAGGCAAGCAGCCGCAGGTGTTGGAAGAGTCGATCACCAGTCATGTCGATAACGGTGACGGTTTCGTCCAAGGCTACCGTAACCACTTCAGCGTCACCCCCTGGGACATCCCCTTCCGCCCGCCTCTGAAACATCCGAAACCGAAATTGCTCGGTAGCCAGACCGCCGTGGTCACCGGACCTGCCGGCGAAGAGATCCACTGCGACGAATACGGACGGGTGAAGGTCCAGTTCCACTGGGACCGCCACGGCCAGGCCGACGACAAGACCAGCTGCTGGTTGCGCGTCTCCTCCAGCTGGGCCGGCGACCGCTATGGCGGCATCGCCATCCCGCGGGTCGGCATGGAAGTACTGGTGACTTTCCTCGAAGGCGATCCCGATCAACCGCTGGTGACCGGCTGCCTGTACCACAAGGAGCATCAGGTCCCCTACGACCTGCCGGCCAACAAGACCCGCACGGTGTTCAAGACGCTAAGCTCGCCCGGCGGTGGCGGCTACAACGAGCTGCGCATCGACGACCGCAAGGGCGCCGAGCAGATCTACCTCCACGCCCAGCGCAACTGGGACGAGAACATCGAGAACGACCAGAAGATCCGCGTCGGCCACGAACGTCACGACACGGTGGAGGCCAACAGCTACAGCGAATTCCGCGCTGAGGAACACCTGACCGTTGCCGGCGACCGCAAGGTGGAAGTCAAACCCGACGACCACCTCACCGTCGGCCAGACCCAGCACATCAAGCTCGGCACCGCCCAGCTGACCAAGGCCGGCCGCGAGATCCATCTCAAGGCCGGGCAGAAGATGGTCATCGAAGCCGGCGTTGAACTGACCCTCAAGGCCGGCGGCAGCTTCATCAAGCTCGACCCGGGCGGCATCACCATCTCCGGCCCGCTGGCGCGAATCAACGCCGGCGGCGCACCGGGCAAGGGCTCAGGGATCAAGATCAAACCGCCGGTGCTGCCGGGAATGGCGGATACGGATAAGGCCGGGAGCCTACTGGAGCAGGCAATGCCGGGTGAGGCGGACAGCCTGCTCCGCAAACGCAAGCGCTCGCTCAATTTCTCGGGCTAA